Proteins encoded in a region of the Populus alba chromosome 13, ASM523922v2, whole genome shotgun sequence genome:
- the LOC140954419 gene encoding uncharacterized protein translates to MASQHGSTSNSTPPTTQSSEPSISISTSIGIRGKTDLAWGHCREAHELSVGCKKTKLVCLYCAKVFAGGGINRFKQHLAGTKGEVEQCRKCPTDVRHQMVLNLQGNVEKKRRAREMEADFNPYNAKQREHEERMIRQLEDDCKGDVDDNDDDDVEVDGKKLMLPPKVVNKGKSKITGAVKQSSVRCGKHKENITLGAYFIPRTTHGAQKSLQSCWKNKEAVERCDLAIAKWMIDACVPFNPANSVYYQHAIDGITAMGPGYKGPNFHALRGYYLAKAVDEVKIFVEGYRETWKKTGCTLMADGWTNQKRRTLINFLVYCPKGTIFLKTVDASEASKTVVLLHKLFREVVLFVGPENIVHMVTDNASNYVVACKLLVEEFPSIFWSPCAAHCINLILQDVGKLQSVCSVVDHASSITKYIYNYCYPLYLMRKFTGGKEILRPAPTRFATNFITLQSILVHKDNLRAMVTSREWVSSPYAKDSKGKRFVDSVLNSMFWEECASIVLMTEPLVRVLRIVDSDDRPAMGYLYEAIHSTKEEMLRRFQKKRTKVQPFIDIINNRWDGQLYRKLYAAGFWLNPRFQYDVNLMDRYINTISGLLDVVEKCANGNAILLSKLTSEMKLFRNAELDFGRVSAKNDRTLLPPGRNYDPINFEAFSDTENWIVEDDPSSLTTEEIEIFRRDLSTMTIQDTFNEGNGIFDLSLCVMIIIFID, encoded by the exons ATGGCTTCTCAACATGGTAGCACTTCAAATAGCACTCCTCCAACTACTCAATCATCTGAACCTTCAATTTCCATATCAACATCAATTGGTATAAGAGGAAAAACAGATTTGGCATGGGGTCATTGTAGAGAAGCTCATGAACTTAGTGTGGGATGTAAGAAAACCAAATTAGTATGCTTATATTGTGCCAAAGTTTTTGCGGGTGGAGGCATTAATCGATTCAAGCAACATTTAGCTGGAACTAAAGGAGAAGTGGAACAATGCCGCAAATGTCCTACGGATGTTCGTCATCAAATGGTTCTGAATCTTCAGGGGaatgttgaaaagaaaaggagagctaGAGAAATGGAAGCAGATTTCAATCCATATAACGCTAAACAAAGAGAGCATGAGGAGAGGATGATTAGACAATTAGAGGATGATTGTAAAGGTGATGTTGATGATAATGACGATGATGATGTTGAAGTTGATGGTAAGAAGCTAATGTTACCACCGAAGGTTGTCAATAAAGGAAAGAGTAAAATCACTGGTGCTGTTAAACAATCGTCTGTAAGATGtggaaaacataaagaaaatataacattagGGGCATATTTTATTCCAAGAACAACTCATGGTGCTCAAAAGTCTCTCCAAAGTTgttggaaaaacaaagaagctgTCGAACGATGTGATCTTGCTATAGCAAAATGGATGATTGATGCATGTGTACCATTCAATCCTGCAAACTCTGTTTACTATCAGCATGCTATAGATGGTATAACAGCCATGGGTCCTGGTTATAAAGGACCAAATTTTCATGCTCTTCGTGGTTATTACCTAGCAAAGGCGGTTGATGAAGTGAAGATTTTTGTTGAGGGTTATCGAGAAACTTGGAAGAAGACCGGTTGTACATTAATGGCTGATGGATGGACAAATCAAAAGAGGagaactttaattaatttcttagtaTATTGCCCTAAaggaactatttttttaaaaacagtaGATGCATCAGAGGCCTCAAAGACTGTTGTATTGTTGCATAAATTATTTAGAGAGgttgttttatttgttgggcCTGAAAATATTGTGCATATGGTGACTGATAATGCTTCTAATTATGTTGTTGCTTGCAAGTTGTTGGTGGAAgaatttccttcaatattttggtcTCCATGTGCTGCTCATTGCATCAACCTCATACTCCAAGATGTTGGTAAGCTACAATCAGTTTGTTCTGTTGTTGATCATGCTTCTAGTATTACaaagtatatttataattattgttatccACTATATTTGATGAGGAAGTTCACTGGAGGGAAAGAAATACTTCGACCTGCTCCTACTCGCTTTGCTACTAATTTCATAACTTTGCAAAGCATTTTAGTACACAAAGATAATTTGAGAGCTATGGTGACATCTAGAGAATGGGTCTCCTCTCCTTATGCTAAAGATAGCaaaggaaaaaggtttgttgATAGTGTATTGAACTCTATGTTTTGGGAAGAATGTGCATCAATTGTACTAATGACCGAACCATTGGTTCGAGTTCTACGAATTGTTGATAGTGATGATAGACCTGCTATGGGATATTTATATGAGGCTATCCATTCTACAAAGGAAGAAATGTTGAGgagatttcaaaagaaaagaactaaGGTGCAACCTTTCATAGACATCATTAACAATAGATGGGATGGACAATTGTATAGGAAGCTTTACGCAGCGGGATTTTGGTTGAATCCTCGATTTCAGTATGATGTCAATCTAATGGATAGATATATAAACACCATTTCCGGACTTCTAGATGTTGTTGAGAAGTGTGCAAATGGAAATGCAATTCTGCTAAGCAAGCTTACAAGTGAAATGAAGTTGTTTAGAAATGCAGAACTTGACTTTGGTAGAGTGTCTGCGAAAAATGATCGCACCCTTTTACCTCCAG GACGGaattatgatccaattaatTTTGAGGCATTTTCTGACACTGAAAATTGGATAGTAGAAGATGATCCATCATCTTTAACAACTGAAGAAATAGAGATCTTTCGTCGTGATTTATCCACCATGACTATTCAAGATACTTTTAATGAAGGTAATGGAATATTTGATCTTTCACTTTGTGTCatgattatcatttttattgattaa
- the LOC140954420 gene encoding lanC-like protein GCL2, translating to MDKIPYASIIGSLMYAMVCTIPDIAHAVRVVSRYMSNPGKQHWEAMKWIMRYLKGSSETCISFTAGGLKLEGFVDADLAGDVDSRKITTGYVYTLGVSESAKEIVWLQSFLKELGKLNGKGTLYSDSQSAIFLAKNPAFHFRTKYIQIKYHFIRKLLDDEQLMLEKSRDVTFICGRAGVCALGAVAAKHANDEALQSYYLSQLGEIKLLRNHPDELLYGRSGFLWACLFLNKHMGQGTVPDTTIRAVANEIIKNGRALVKKGGSPLMYEWYGERYWGAAHGLAGIMNVLLDVELKPDEFEHVKGTLKYMINNCFPSGNYSTSEEDRKRDVLVHWCHGAPGIALTLVKAVKVFGDKEFLEAAINAAEVVWNRGLLKRVGICHGISGNAYLFLSLYQLTGNMEFLYKAKAFTCFLLDRAHKLISAGEMHGGDSPYSMFEGMGGMTYLFLDMIDPSKARFPAYEL from the exons ATGGATAAGATTCCATACGCCTCAATTATCGGCTCTTTGATGTATGCTATGGTCTGTACCATACCAGACATTGCCCATGCAGTGAGAGTTGTAAGCCGATATATGAGCAATCCTGGAAAGCAGCATTGGGAGGCGATGAAATGGATCATGAGGTACTTAAAAGGTTCATCGGAAACTTGTATCAGTTTCACAGCTGGTGGTTTGAAACTTGAAGGTTTTGTAGATGCTGATCTAGCAGGAGATGTTGATAGCAGAAAGATCACTACAGGATATGTTTATACTCTAGGAG TCTCAGAATCTGCAAAAGAGATAGTATGGTTGCAGAGTTTTTTGAAAGAATTGGGCAAGTTGAATGGAAAAGGTACTTTGTATAGCGACAGTCAGAGTGCAATCTTCCTTGCCAAGAATCCAGCATTTCACTTCAGGACTAAGTATATTCAGATCAAATATCACTTCATCCGAAAACTACTAGACGATGAGCAACTAATGCTAGAAAAG TCTAGGGATGTGACATTTATATGTGGGCGAGCTGGTGTTTGTGCACTTGGGGCTGTAGCAGCAAAGCATGCTAATGATGAAGCATTACAGAGTTACTATCTGAGTCAATTAGGAGAG ATTAAGCTGTTGAGAAATCACCCTGATGAGTTGTTATATGGAAGAAGTGGATTCTTATGGGCTTGTTTGTTCCTAAATAAACACATGGGGCAGGGGACTGTCCCTGATACGACCATT CGTGCTGTTGcgaatgaaattataaaaaatggaaGAGCATTGGTGAAGAAAGGAGGTTCCCCATTAATGTATGAATGGTATGGTGAGAGGTATTGGGGTGCTGCCCATGGATTGGCAGGTATTATGAATGTTTTATTGGATGTAGAGCTGAAACCTGATGAGTTTGAGCATGTCAAGGGCACCCTTAAATACATGATCAATAACTGCTTTCCCAGCGGCAACTACTCTACAAGTGAAGAAGATCGCAAGAGGGATGTTCTTGTGCATTGGTGTCATGGAGCACCTGGAATTGCTCTTACACTTGTCAAGGCAGTTAAG GTTTTTGGAGATAAAGAGTTTCTGGAAGCAGCTATAAATGCTGCAGAGGTAGTGTGGAACCGTGGGCTGCTCAAGCGAGTTGGAATTTGCCATGGCATCAGTGGGAATGCGTATTTGTTTCTCTCACTGTACCAGCTAACAGGCAACATGGAGTTCTTATACAAGGCCAAAGCGTTTACTTGCTTTCTGCTGGATAGAGCTCACAAACTTATATCGGCCGGAGAGATGCATGGAGGTGATAGCCCCTACTCAATGTTTGAAGGAATGGGAGGCATGACTTATCTTTTTCTAGATATGATCGACCCATCCAAGGCTAGATTCCCTGCTTATGAactctaa
- the LOC118040162 gene encoding uncharacterized protein isoform X1, whose amino-acid sequence MSSVAINIDENSIPRDHMANAMIDSQLHECVRQDNTAAFKSRVEQRLPEKLVTPCGNTLLHVAVSYGSDNITSYLAETFPSLITIQNSQKDTILHLAAREGQATHAIRSLVELNPITKKLIMKKNTKGNTPLHDAVIADNREVAGLLVSRDPEVAYYNNNNGKSPLYLAVENGNKNGILDDLLNLRASFPIKSEDGDALPKGKSPVHGAIKQRNRDILEKIGKKKPELLRLTEEELGNSLHYASSIGFLEGVRFLLKKFPDGAYETNLEGDYPIHLACKSHYADAVKEFLAKFPYPKEFLNKKGQNILHVAAKYGNSSVVRYILKQDQKLVAPLLNAIDEDGNTPLHLAARYGRCTATFLLVRDNRVEHFIVNNRNWTPYECAEDFSKIFEEEYIETRAEERKQFDSKNSTRAPEIKGKEVDSNKMDTEQAPPKDEIWIGYFDLVITFSILFVNARPKESLKEVFPVTRLPMSRAREETKSMIGNVLVVAVLVAGVTFAGVIQLPQLRDNNSSSDHRHEFNNSTHYRSYENLLHHYLFFDVGALSLSLMAALFLLLPSVKYPKFQISAVGFSNIMVCLAIFMMFGAFLFSVKIALIGGCHGWLFTFFITGVAVVFPSIILLFVSQVLLKVHLHHFYYGLFFLFIYSSCWWLPNKLSDLKRKLSDLDLKRKPSDLK is encoded by the exons ATGTCTAGCGTAGCAATAAACATTGATGAAAACTCGATTCCGAGAGATCACATGGCAAATGCAATGATAGATAGTCAGTTGCATGAGTGTGTGAGGCAGGACAATACTGCGGCCTTTAAAAGCCGTGTCGAGCAACGTTTACCAGAGAAGCTAGTGACACCCTGCGGTAATACACTACTTCACGTAGCTGTAAGCTATGGAAGTGACAATATTACATCTTATCTGGCTGAAACGTTTCCTTCTCTAATCACCATCCAAAACAGCCAGAAGGACACAATCCTTCATCTTGCTGCCAGAGAAGGACAGGCCACTCATGCAATTAGATCTCTTGTGGAATTGAATCCGATAACAAAGAAGTTGATcatgaagaaaaatacaaagggAAACACTCCTTTGCATGATGCAGTGATCGCCGATAACAGAGAAGTTGCCGGACTCCTAGTTTCCAGAGATCCAGAAGTGGCCtattacaacaacaataatggcAAGTCTCCTTTATATCTGGCTGTTGAGAACGGCAATAAGAACGGGATACTTGATGATCTCTTGAATTTGAGAGCTTCGTTCCCTATAAAAAGTGAAGATGGTGATGCCCTACCAAAAGGAAAGTCACCTGTTCATGGTGCCATCAAGCAACGTAACAGAG atattttggagaaaattggaaagaaaaagCCAGAGCTATTACGTCTCACCGAGGAAGAGTTGGGAAATTCACTGCATTATGCATCATCCATAGGTTTTCTGGAAGGAGTTCGATTCCTATTAAAGAAGTTTCCAGATGGTGCTTATGAAACAAACCTTGAAGGCGACTATCCTATCCATCTAGCATGCAAAAGTCACTATGCTGATGCAGTGAAGGAATTTCTTGCTAAATTCCCATATCCAAAAGAATTCCTCAATAAGAAAGGGCAGAACATTCTTCATGTAGCGGCCAAATATGGAAATAGCAGTGTGGTTAGGTACATACTCAAGCAGGACCAGAAGCTCGTCGCACCGCTGCTAAATGCGATAGATGAGGATGGAAATACACCTTTGCATTTGGCAGCACGTTATGGCCGATGCACGGCTACATTTCTTCTTGTGCGTGACAATCGCGTTGAACATTTCATTGTTAACAATAGAAATTGGACACCATATGAGTGTGCTGAAGATTTTTCCAAAATATTTGAAGAGGAATACATAGAAACA CGTGCCGAGGAACGAAAGCAGTTTGATTCAAAGAACAGTACCCGTGCGCCCGAGATCAAG gGCAAAGAAGTTGATTCAAATAAGATGGATACAGAACAGGCACCACCAAAGGACGAAATATGGATTGGGTATTTTGACTTG GTGATAACATTTTCGATCTTATTCGTCAATGCCCGCCCTAAGGAATCCCTCAAGGAGGTTTTCCCTGTTACTCGACTACCCATGTCACGAGCAAGAGAGGAAACAAAGAGCATGATAGGGAATGTTCTAGTGGTAGCAGTGCTTGTTGCTGGTGTAACCTTTGCGGGTGTTATACAATTGCCACAATTAAGGGATAACAATAGCTCAAGTGATCATCGTCATGAATTTAACAACTCTACCCATTACAGAAGTTATGAGAATCTTCTgcatcattatttgtttttcgaTGTGGGGgctttatctctctctctgatGGCAGCTCTATTCCTTCTTTTGCCAAGCGTTAAATATCCCAAATTTCAAATCTCTGCAGTTGGGTTTTCAAATATCATGGTTTGTTTGGCTATTTTCATGATGTTCGGGGCATTCCTTTTTTCTGTGAAAATAGCATTAATAGGAGGATGCCATGGTTGGTTGTTCACATTCTTCATTACAGGGGTGGCCGTTGTTTTTCCTTCGATTATTCTGCTATTTGTCAGCCAAGTTCTTCTAAAAGTGCACTTGCACCATTTCTACTACggcctttttttcttgtttatctaCAGTAGCTGCTGGTGGCTGCCTAATAAACTCTCTGATCTCAAGAGAAAGCTCTCTGATCTTGATCTCAAGAGAAAGCCCTCTGATCTCAAGTGA
- the LOC118040162 gene encoding protein ACCELERATED CELL DEATH 6-like isoform X2: MSSVAINIDENSIPRDHMANAMIDSQLHECVRQDNTAAFKSRVEQRLPEKLVTPCGNTLLHVAVSYGSDNITSYLAETFPSLITIQNSQKDTILHLAAREGQATHAIRSLVELNPITKKLIMKKNTKGNTPLHDAVIADNREVAGLLVSRDPEVAYYNNNNGKSPLYLAVENGNKNGILDDLLNLRASFPIKSEDGDALPKGKSPVHGAIKQRNRDILEKIGKKKPELLRLTEEELGNSLHYASSIGFLEGVRFLLKKFPDGAYETNLEGDYPIHLACKSHYADAVKEFLAKFPYPKEFLNKKGQNILHVAAKYGNSSVVRYILKQDQKLVAPLLNAIDEDGNTPLHLAARYGRCTATFLLRAEERKQFDSKNSTRAPEIKGKEVDSNKMDTEQAPPKDEIWIGYFDLVITFSILFVNARPKESLKEVFPVTRLPMSRAREETKSMIGNVLVVAVLVAGVTFAGVIQLPQLRDNNSSSDHRHEFNNSTHYRSYENLLHHYLFFDVGALSLSLMAALFLLLPSVKYPKFQISAVGFSNIMVCLAIFMMFGAFLFSVKIALIGGCHGWLFTFFITGVAVVFPSIILLFVSQVLLKVHLHHFYYGLFFLFIYSSCWWLPNKLSDLKRKLSDLDLKRKPSDLK; encoded by the exons ATGTCTAGCGTAGCAATAAACATTGATGAAAACTCGATTCCGAGAGATCACATGGCAAATGCAATGATAGATAGTCAGTTGCATGAGTGTGTGAGGCAGGACAATACTGCGGCCTTTAAAAGCCGTGTCGAGCAACGTTTACCAGAGAAGCTAGTGACACCCTGCGGTAATACACTACTTCACGTAGCTGTAAGCTATGGAAGTGACAATATTACATCTTATCTGGCTGAAACGTTTCCTTCTCTAATCACCATCCAAAACAGCCAGAAGGACACAATCCTTCATCTTGCTGCCAGAGAAGGACAGGCCACTCATGCAATTAGATCTCTTGTGGAATTGAATCCGATAACAAAGAAGTTGATcatgaagaaaaatacaaagggAAACACTCCTTTGCATGATGCAGTGATCGCCGATAACAGAGAAGTTGCCGGACTCCTAGTTTCCAGAGATCCAGAAGTGGCCtattacaacaacaataatggcAAGTCTCCTTTATATCTGGCTGTTGAGAACGGCAATAAGAACGGGATACTTGATGATCTCTTGAATTTGAGAGCTTCGTTCCCTATAAAAAGTGAAGATGGTGATGCCCTACCAAAAGGAAAGTCACCTGTTCATGGTGCCATCAAGCAACGTAACAGAG atattttggagaaaattggaaagaaaaagCCAGAGCTATTACGTCTCACCGAGGAAGAGTTGGGAAATTCACTGCATTATGCATCATCCATAGGTTTTCTGGAAGGAGTTCGATTCCTATTAAAGAAGTTTCCAGATGGTGCTTATGAAACAAACCTTGAAGGCGACTATCCTATCCATCTAGCATGCAAAAGTCACTATGCTGATGCAGTGAAGGAATTTCTTGCTAAATTCCCATATCCAAAAGAATTCCTCAATAAGAAAGGGCAGAACATTCTTCATGTAGCGGCCAAATATGGAAATAGCAGTGTGGTTAGGTACATACTCAAGCAGGACCAGAAGCTCGTCGCACCGCTGCTAAATGCGATAGATGAGGATGGAAATACACCTTTGCATTTGGCAGCACGTTATGGCCGATGCACGGCTACATTTCTTCTT CGTGCCGAGGAACGAAAGCAGTTTGATTCAAAGAACAGTACCCGTGCGCCCGAGATCAAG gGCAAAGAAGTTGATTCAAATAAGATGGATACAGAACAGGCACCACCAAAGGACGAAATATGGATTGGGTATTTTGACTTG GTGATAACATTTTCGATCTTATTCGTCAATGCCCGCCCTAAGGAATCCCTCAAGGAGGTTTTCCCTGTTACTCGACTACCCATGTCACGAGCAAGAGAGGAAACAAAGAGCATGATAGGGAATGTTCTAGTGGTAGCAGTGCTTGTTGCTGGTGTAACCTTTGCGGGTGTTATACAATTGCCACAATTAAGGGATAACAATAGCTCAAGTGATCATCGTCATGAATTTAACAACTCTACCCATTACAGAAGTTATGAGAATCTTCTgcatcattatttgtttttcgaTGTGGGGgctttatctctctctctgatGGCAGCTCTATTCCTTCTTTTGCCAAGCGTTAAATATCCCAAATTTCAAATCTCTGCAGTTGGGTTTTCAAATATCATGGTTTGTTTGGCTATTTTCATGATGTTCGGGGCATTCCTTTTTTCTGTGAAAATAGCATTAATAGGAGGATGCCATGGTTGGTTGTTCACATTCTTCATTACAGGGGTGGCCGTTGTTTTTCCTTCGATTATTCTGCTATTTGTCAGCCAAGTTCTTCTAAAAGTGCACTTGCACCATTTCTACTACggcctttttttcttgtttatctaCAGTAGCTGCTGGTGGCTGCCTAATAAACTCTCTGATCTCAAGAGAAAGCTCTCTGATCTTGATCTCAAGAGAAAGCCCTCTGATCTCAAGTGA